The proteins below are encoded in one region of Methanoculleus taiwanensis:
- the arcC gene encoding carbamate kinase, with the protein MAERRVLIALGGNAILRHQDTGTAEEQFATVRRTCRQIREIIEDGYTVAITHGNGPQVGDILLKNELARDTLPPMPLDICGAESQGMIGYMLQQSLDRELSEAGLSIPVVTVLSQTLVRRDDPAFGNPAKPIGPYYTAMQASRLSEEKGWRMANETGRGYRRVVPSPEPVALVEADAIKTLVRLGTIVIACGGGGVPVVAGDAGLRGVEAVVDKDHTAALFAALIGADDLLILTDVEKVARNFGRPDQVDLDTLTIAEAEEYLRGGEFPPGTMRPKIEAAIRFVESGGKRTIITSLPRARDALAGLAGTILSL; encoded by the coding sequence ATGGCGGAAAGGCGCGTCCTCATCGCACTCGGCGGCAACGCCATCCTGCGGCACCAGGACACCGGCACGGCAGAAGAGCAGTTCGCCACCGTCCGGCGGACGTGCCGGCAGATCAGGGAGATTATCGAGGACGGCTATACCGTCGCCATCACCCACGGCAACGGTCCCCAGGTCGGCGATATCCTGCTGAAGAACGAACTTGCACGGGATACGCTCCCGCCGATGCCGCTTGATATCTGCGGTGCCGAGAGCCAGGGGATGATCGGCTATATGCTCCAGCAGTCGCTGGACCGGGAACTTTCAGAAGCGGGCCTCTCGATACCGGTCGTCACCGTGCTCTCGCAGACGCTCGTCCGGCGGGACGATCCTGCGTTTGGAAACCCCGCAAAGCCGATAGGGCCTTACTATACGGCGATGCAGGCATCGCGGCTCTCCGAAGAGAAGGGGTGGCGGATGGCGAACGAAACGGGGCGCGGGTATCGCCGGGTGGTGCCCTCGCCCGAACCGGTCGCCCTCGTCGAGGCCGATGCCATAAAGACGCTCGTTCGTCTCGGAACAATTGTCATAGCCTGCGGCGGGGGAGGTGTTCCGGTGGTCGCCGGCGATGCGGGTCTTCGGGGGGTGGAGGCGGTCGTCGACAAGGACCATACGGCCGCACTCTTCGCTGCGCTTATCGGGGCGGACGACCTGCTGATCCTGACCGACGTCGAGAAGGTGGCCCGTAACTTTGGCAGGCCTGATCAGGTCGACCTCGACACCCTGACGATCGCCGAGGCAGAGGAGTACCTCCGCGGAGGGGAGTTCCCGCCGGGAACGATGAGGCCGAAGATCGAGGCGGCGATCCGCTTCGTCGAGTCGGGGGGCAAGCGGACGATCATCACGTCCCTTCCCCGTGCGCGGGACGCGCTTGCGGGTCTTGCGGGAACAATCCTCTCCCTGTGA
- a CDS encoding DUF5518 domain-containing protein translates to MIGWIVMVILGALLPVLGPIIGGFVAGWIARGGVWGGAKAGAVAGIFGAIIIAVILVIFGTALLGGVGFLAGFGTSIVIVISTFLYFGILGLVGGAIAGAIRAA, encoded by the coding sequence GTGATAGGCTGGATTGTAATGGTCATTCTCGGGGCTCTGCTCCCGGTGCTCGGCCCGATCATCGGCGGATTTGTAGCCGGCTGGATCGCCAGGGGCGGCGTCTGGGGTGGCGCGAAGGCCGGGGCGGTTGCAGGCATCTTCGGTGCCATTATCATTGCCGTCATCCTGGTTATCTTCGGCACCGCCCTGCTCGGGGGAGTCGGATTCCTTGCAGGTTTCGGGACATCTATCGTGATTGTCATCTCGACGTTCCTGTATTTCGGCATCCTCGGCCTCGTCGGCGGCGCCATTGCGGGAGCGATACGGGCAGCCTGA
- a CDS encoding MFS transporter → MPPQPDEPGNVPAKTLYPLFAVSFIGSLGFSIVLPFLVFLVTDFGGNALVYGLLGSTYPAFQLIGAPLLGRASDVYGRKKILLLSQAGTLASWCIFLAALFLPIVPLAAVDSGLLGAFTLTLPLLVLFVARALDGITGGNVSVANAYLADVTVDAERNRNYGRMSVASNVGFILGPALAALLGATRYGQVPPVLVALVIALIGVVIIIVWLPERRPCPITEKPEKTAIRTAFGQEQKECYRLEGERDLSIRGVFRLSHVPYILLLYFLIFLGFNIYYTAFPAYAAGPLAWTSTTLGLYLAAVSAMMAFVQGPVLSHLSDRISEGYLIVAGSAILGVNFILLATGNLALIYLAAVFIAVGNGLMWPSTLSALSKLAGKRYQGAVQGVAGSAGSLASIVGLIAGGILYEQFGAGAFLITAGVIYLVFFLALRVLTFRRVQEEGTAAGT, encoded by the coding sequence ATGCCACCGCAACCCGACGAACCCGGAAACGTGCCCGCAAAGACGCTCTACCCGCTCTTTGCGGTGAGCTTCATCGGCAGCCTCGGGTTTTCGATCGTCCTCCCGTTCCTCGTCTTCCTCGTCACGGACTTCGGCGGCAACGCCCTCGTCTACGGCCTGCTCGGCTCGACCTACCCGGCCTTCCAGCTCATCGGCGCCCCGCTCCTCGGCCGGGCGTCGGACGTCTACGGCCGCAAGAAAATCCTCCTCCTCTCCCAGGCAGGGACGCTCGCCTCGTGGTGCATCTTCCTCGCCGCACTCTTCCTCCCGATCGTCCCCCTCGCCGCCGTCGACTCCGGGCTCCTCGGCGCGTTCACCCTCACGCTGCCCCTACTCGTTCTCTTCGTCGCCCGGGCGCTCGACGGGATCACCGGCGGGAACGTCTCCGTCGCGAACGCCTACCTCGCCGATGTCACCGTTGACGCGGAGCGGAACCGGAACTACGGCCGGATGTCGGTCGCGTCCAACGTCGGATTCATTCTCGGCCCGGCACTCGCGGCACTGCTCGGTGCTACCCGTTACGGCCAGGTGCCGCCCGTCCTTGTAGCGCTCGTCATCGCCCTCATCGGCGTCGTCATCATTATCGTCTGGCTCCCGGAGCGGCGCCCCTGCCCGATCACCGAAAAGCCGGAGAAAACCGCCATCAGAACCGCCTTCGGGCAGGAGCAGAAGGAATGCTACCGGCTGGAGGGGGAGCGCGACCTCTCCATCCGCGGCGTCTTCCGGCTCAGCCATGTCCCCTACATCCTGCTCCTCTACTTCCTCATCTTCCTCGGGTTCAACATCTACTACACCGCCTTCCCGGCCTACGCCGCAGGCCCGCTCGCGTGGACATCCACCACGCTCGGGCTTTACCTCGCGGCGGTCAGCGCCATGATGGCCTTCGTCCAGGGGCCGGTGCTCTCGCATCTCTCCGACCGGATCTCAGAGGGGTACCTGATCGTAGCAGGGAGCGCGATCCTCGGAGTGAACTTCATCCTCCTCGCCACAGGCAATCTCGCCCTCATCTACCTCGCCGCCGTCTTCATCGCCGTCGGCAACGGCCTGATGTGGCCGTCGACCCTCTCGGCGCTTTCGAAACTCGCCGGAAAGCGCTACCAGGGTGCGGTGCAGGGGGTTGCAGGGAGCGCCGGGAGCCTTGCGAGCATCGTCGGGCTCATCGCCGGCGGGATCCTCTACGAACAGTTCGGCGCCGGAGCGTTCCTGATCACCGCCGGCGTCATCTACCTCGTCTTCTTCCTCGCCCTCCGGGTGCTCACCTTCCGGCGGGTGCAGGAGGAGGGGACTGCGGCGGGCACCTGA
- the lon gene encoding endopeptidase La — protein MHSPQTRAGRETIVVPLLETVVYPESRAKFQVDSVTGERLFAEVRNTGSAEAVGLTVQSGTDPAEVSPGTLYRTGNLLRIARVQPADDGYLVFAEAVGRVTAVTLSEEDGIFSAVYEPVPDLPDLDEATRATILAGVREVIHEISGHFQGSEQFTRPVDTMDSIDRIMGFVMPFMPVDLAEKQGLLEIASVRERYHAFLDLLTTLKESIAVRVDVAKKVSDKVTKANREAMLREQLKVIQEELNGGDEASGEEGYRERIERSTMPDEVRKKALAELKKLETGGSQHHESQGIRNYLDLLLDLPWTVEEKKNIDIEEARHVLESNHNGLEKVKERIIQHLAVMKLKQEKQGSILLFAGPPGTGKTSLGKSIADALGREYVRISLGGIKDEAEIRGHRRTYVGALPGRIIQGMKRAGTKNPVFILDEIDKLAVSYSGDPASALLEVLDPEQNGTFSDHYLEVPYDLSDVLFIATANSLATIPAPLLDRMELIEISGYTKNEKFAIAKDHLLPKTLDDHGLDAGMLAVDDEALMTIIERYTREAGVRALTKQLATAARYVSAKIVSGKVDLPFVVATEMLPEILGRETNRQDVARRENAPGVVTGLAWTPVGGDILFIEGTFMPGRGKLTLTGQLGDVMKESAQISLSLIRSRLANTAVTGFDFTTSDIHIHVPAGATPKDGPSAGVALFTALASLITARAVDPKLAMTGEVTLSGAVLPVGGIKEKVLAAHRAGITKVILPRENERDLMDVPEDVRCDLTFVPVETIEEVLKEALGLDLPGTVVTYTKHRCVPAHDL, from the coding sequence ATGCATTCACCACAGACAAGAGCCGGGAGAGAGACGATCGTCGTACCGCTCCTCGAGACCGTGGTCTATCCGGAGAGCCGGGCAAAGTTCCAGGTAGACAGCGTCACCGGAGAGCGGCTCTTCGCCGAAGTGAGAAACACCGGATCCGCAGAGGCGGTCGGGCTGACCGTGCAGAGCGGCACCGATCCTGCGGAAGTATCGCCCGGGACGCTGTACCGAACCGGAAACCTGCTCAGGATCGCACGCGTGCAGCCTGCGGATGACGGTTACCTGGTATTTGCAGAGGCAGTAGGGCGGGTAACGGCTGTAACGCTCTCGGAAGAAGACGGGATCTTCTCTGCCGTCTACGAACCCGTTCCGGATCTCCCCGATCTCGACGAGGCCACCCGTGCGACCATTCTGGCTGGGGTCAGAGAGGTTATTCACGAGATAAGCGGCCACTTCCAGGGTTCCGAGCAGTTCACCCGGCCCGTCGACACGATGGATTCCATCGACCGGATCATGGGATTCGTCATGCCGTTCATGCCGGTAGACCTCGCAGAGAAGCAGGGACTCCTTGAGATCGCGTCCGTCCGGGAGCGGTACCACGCATTCCTCGATCTCCTGACGACGCTGAAGGAGAGCATCGCCGTCCGGGTCGACGTGGCAAAGAAGGTTTCGGATAAAGTCACCAAAGCGAACCGGGAAGCGATGCTCCGGGAGCAGCTGAAGGTGATCCAGGAAGAGCTCAACGGAGGCGACGAAGCATCCGGCGAGGAGGGGTACCGGGAGCGGATCGAGCGCTCGACGATGCCCGATGAGGTGCGCAAAAAGGCTCTCGCAGAACTGAAGAAACTCGAGACCGGCGGCAGCCAGCACCACGAGAGCCAGGGGATCCGGAACTACCTCGACCTCCTGCTCGACCTTCCCTGGACAGTTGAGGAGAAGAAGAACATCGATATCGAAGAGGCACGCCACGTCCTCGAGAGCAATCATAACGGCCTCGAGAAGGTCAAGGAGCGGATCATCCAGCACCTGGCGGTTATGAAGCTGAAGCAGGAGAAGCAGGGCTCGATCCTCCTCTTCGCAGGCCCTCCCGGCACCGGCAAGACGAGCCTCGGCAAAAGCATCGCCGACGCCCTCGGCCGGGAGTATGTCAGGATCAGCCTCGGCGGCATCAAGGACGAGGCGGAGATCAGAGGTCACCGACGAACCTACGTCGGAGCGCTGCCCGGCCGAATCATCCAGGGCATGAAGCGGGCAGGGACGAAGAACCCGGTCTTCATCCTCGACGAGATCGACAAACTCGCCGTCTCCTACTCGGGAGACCCGGCGAGCGCCCTCCTCGAGGTCCTCGACCCCGAACAGAACGGCACCTTCTCGGATCACTACCTCGAGGTTCCCTACGACCTCTCCGACGTGCTCTTCATCGCGACGGCAAACTCCCTCGCGACGATCCCGGCGCCGCTCCTCGACCGTATGGAGCTGATCGAGATCTCGGGCTACACGAAGAACGAGAAGTTCGCGATCGCAAAGGATCACCTGCTGCCAAAGACCCTCGATGATCACGGCCTCGATGCAGGGATGCTCGCGGTCGATGACGAGGCCCTGATGACGATCATCGAGCGGTACACCCGCGAGGCGGGCGTCCGGGCGCTCACGAAGCAGCTCGCGACGGCCGCACGCTACGTCTCCGCAAAGATCGTCTCGGGGAAGGTCGATCTCCCGTTCGTCGTGGCGACGGAGATGCTGCCCGAGATCCTCGGCCGGGAGACGAACCGGCAGGACGTGGCCCGGCGGGAGAACGCGCCCGGCGTCGTAACGGGGCTTGCCTGGACGCCGGTCGGAGGCGACATCCTCTTCATCGAGGGGACGTTCATGCCCGGGCGCGGGAAGCTCACGCTGACCGGCCAGCTCGGGGACGTGATGAAGGAGTCGGCGCAGATATCGCTGAGCCTGATTCGGTCGCGCCTCGCAAACACCGCCGTGACCGGGTTTGACTTCACCACGAGCGACATCCACATCCACGTGCCGGCGGGAGCGACACCGAAGGACGGGCCGTCTGCGGGCGTGGCCCTCTTCACGGCGCTCGCGTCCCTCATCACGGCGAGAGCGGTCGACCCGAAGCTCGCCATGACCGGCGAGGTGACGCTCTCCGGCGCGGTGCTGCCGGTCGGAGGGATCAAGGAGAAGGTCCTCGCGGCACACCGGGCCGGGATCACGAAGGTGATCCTGCCGCGGGAGAACGAACGCGATCTAATGGACGTGCCCGAGGACGTCCGGTGTGACCTCACCTTCGTGCCGGTCGAAACGATCGAGGAGGTCTTGAAAGAGGCGCTCGGGCTCGATCTGCCCGGAACCGTCGTGACCTACACGAAGCACCGGTGCGTGCCTGCGCACGACCTGTAA
- a CDS encoding MFS transporter, with product MPLLPEPPGTPEAFTGRALVPLYAVTFIGTLGFGIVLTFLIFLVEEWGGNALVYGLLASTYPAFQLLGAPILGRWSDMYGRRKILFLSQVGTLVAWGIFLVAFFLPLIPVATIDSALLGIFVLTLPLLVLFVARALDGITGGNVSVANAYLADVTGDAERNQNFGRMSVASNMGYIVGPALAGILGATIYGEILPVIAAFLISVVGTLIIAFWLPESNRCAIAEKPDTGSVRKVFGQEHRDCSFAGGKGKLSFRGAFRISHIPFLLALYFLIFLGFNIYYTAFPAFAAGSLAWTAAELGIYYSAISVMMVVVQGPVLSRISKHYVEAVLIIAGSVILGIGFTVLVTGNMLFIYASAVLFAAGNGIMWPSFLSLLSKIAGKTYQGSVQGFAGSAGSLASIVGLILGGVLYEAIGPAAFLISGGIILVVFLLALRTLRFQPTTPRQPPEVTAPGMPSGPAETEDGMYPG from the coding sequence ATGCCGCTACTGCCCGAGCCCCCCGGAACGCCCGAGGCATTCACGGGACGGGCGCTCGTCCCGCTCTACGCCGTCACGTTCATCGGGACGCTGGGATTCGGGATCGTTCTGACGTTCCTGATCTTCCTCGTGGAGGAGTGGGGCGGAAATGCCCTCGTCTACGGGCTGCTCGCCTCGACTTACCCGGCGTTCCAGCTTCTGGGGGCTCCGATCCTCGGCCGATGGTCGGATATGTACGGGAGGCGGAAGATCCTCTTCCTCTCCCAGGTGGGCACCCTCGTCGCCTGGGGAATCTTTCTTGTTGCATTCTTCCTGCCGCTCATTCCGGTTGCAACGATAGATTCGGCTCTGCTCGGCATCTTCGTCCTCACCCTGCCGCTCCTCGTCCTCTTCGTCGCGAGAGCGCTCGACGGAATCACCGGCGGGAACGTCTCGGTCGCGAACGCCTACCTCGCCGATGTCACCGGCGACGCGGAGCGGAACCAGAACTTCGGGCGGATGTCGGTCGCGTCCAACATGGGCTATATCGTCGGGCCTGCGCTCGCCGGGATACTCGGTGCCACAATCTACGGTGAGATCCTCCCGGTGATCGCGGCGTTCCTGATCTCAGTTGTCGGCACGCTGATCATCGCGTTCTGGCTGCCGGAGTCGAACCGGTGCGCTATCGCCGAGAAACCCGATACGGGGAGCGTCCGGAAGGTCTTCGGGCAGGAGCACCGGGACTGCTCCTTCGCCGGAGGCAAGGGGAAACTCTCCTTCCGGGGTGCTTTCCGGATCAGCCATATCCCCTTCCTCCTGGCACTCTACTTCCTCATCTTCCTCGGGTTCAACATCTACTACACCGCATTCCCCGCCTTCGCCGCAGGCAGCCTCGCCTGGACGGCGGCGGAGCTCGGGATCTACTACTCCGCCATCAGCGTGATGATGGTGGTGGTGCAGGGGCCGGTGCTCTCCCGGATCTCGAAACACTACGTGGAGGCCGTTCTCATCATCGCCGGGAGCGTCATCCTCGGCATCGGGTTCACCGTCCTCGTGACCGGAAACATGCTGTTCATCTACGCAAGTGCCGTGCTCTTTGCCGCCGGGAACGGCATCATGTGGCCGTCGTTCCTCTCACTCCTCTCGAAGATCGCCGGGAAGACCTATCAGGGCTCGGTGCAGGGATTCGCGGGGAGCGCCGGGAGCCTCGCGAGCATCGTCGGGCTGATCCTCGGCGGTGTGCTCTACGAAGCGATCGGCCCTGCGGCATTCCTCATCTCGGGCGGGATCATACTCGTAGTCTTTCTCCTCGCGCTGCGGACACTCCGGTTCCAGCCGACCACCCCCCGGCAGCCGCCGGAGGTGACCGCTCCCGGGATGCCGTCAGGCCCCGCCGAGACGGAGGACGGGATGTACCCGGGGTGA
- a CDS encoding arginine deiminase family protein, whose protein sequence is MKAEWDRLRTVVVHRPGIEMFFGLLEPHDALYERAFSRYEARREHEQMEYVLQRELGVTVLRLKEALLDAADRSPEFRKKLVDRAYETVTFSGSREDVAAAKETFYRNADALDSQHFFTLLLMHPLIELGSGGVRLDEAGRQPLANLYFMRDQQVVTPRGLIASRMAKPQRRREPGITKLLWEVLDLPILTEIQSPGTFEGGDFIPMKEFALIGLGNRTDRTGVSQFLAADPGFDEVAIVHQPAHPLLPSDRPDPMITMHLDTYFNVVSSSVVIGSEALLEKANVEVCRRTGSGTYECTSPATNLAAYIREKGFTVIDLSTLEQLSYAPNVLCIRDRTILTVEGERIMKTVLENLAEKASADPHRYESLLSQAMTDYRRIRSEGQFFPHKKEFYQHDIEIYPLKIENLTGGYGGPHCMTAALKRR, encoded by the coding sequence GTGAAGGCGGAGTGGGACAGGCTCCGGACAGTCGTGGTGCACCGGCCGGGTATCGAGATGTTCTTCGGACTCTTGGAGCCGCATGATGCACTCTACGAACGGGCGTTCAGCCGGTACGAGGCGCGGCGGGAGCACGAACAGATGGAGTACGTGCTTCAGCGGGAACTCGGTGTCACCGTCCTGCGGCTGAAGGAGGCCCTCCTTGACGCCGCCGATCGAAGTCCGGAGTTCCGCAAAAAGCTCGTCGACCGGGCGTATGAGACCGTCACCTTCTCAGGGAGCCGGGAGGATGTCGCGGCTGCGAAAGAGACGTTCTACCGAAATGCCGATGCCCTTGACTCGCAGCACTTCTTCACCCTCCTCCTCATGCATCCACTCATCGAGCTTGGATCGGGCGGTGTCCGTCTGGACGAGGCGGGGCGCCAGCCGCTTGCGAATCTCTACTTCATGCGGGATCAGCAGGTGGTGACGCCCCGCGGGCTGATCGCGTCAAGGATGGCAAAGCCGCAGCGCCGGCGTGAGCCCGGGATCACGAAACTCCTCTGGGAAGTCCTCGACCTTCCCATCCTTACCGAGATACAATCCCCCGGCACCTTCGAAGGCGGGGATTTCATACCGATGAAGGAGTTTGCACTCATCGGGCTCGGCAACCGAACTGACCGCACCGGGGTATCGCAGTTTCTCGCCGCCGATCCCGGATTCGACGAGGTTGCCATCGTCCATCAGCCTGCTCATCCGCTTCTCCCGAGCGATCGCCCCGATCCCATGATCACGATGCACCTTGACACCTACTTCAACGTCGTCTCGAGCAGCGTGGTCATCGGCTCGGAGGCGCTCCTCGAGAAGGCAAACGTCGAGGTTTGCCGCCGCACGGGCTCCGGGACGTACGAGTGCACGTCTCCGGCGACCAACCTTGCCGCTTACATCCGGGAGAAGGGGTTTACCGTCATCGACCTCTCGACGCTCGAGCAGCTCTCCTATGCACCGAACGTCCTCTGCATCCGTGACAGAACCATCCTCACTGTCGAAGGAGAACGTATTATGAAGACCGTCCTTGAAAATCTCGCGGAAAAAGCATCTGCAGATCCCCACCGCTACGAGTCGCTTCTCTCGCAGGCCATGACCGATTACCGGCGTATCCGGAGCGAGGGGCAGTTCTTCCCCCATAAAAAGGAGTTCTACCAGCACGACATCGAGATCTACCCCTTAAAGATCGAGAACCTGACCGGCGGCTACGGGGGGCCTCATTGTATGACAGCCGCCCTCAAGAGGCGGTGA
- a CDS encoding MFS transporter, protein MTGSRSPSSGALKAISFRLILLLGAVSLCGSLVSNGARSVTGPYLDLLGASAAVVGLVAGLGEFVGYALRFATGVYVDQSRHYWTMALIGYGLLIAIPLLALVGSWEAAALLIILERVGKAIRTPARDTMLSHATTAVGRGWGFGVHKALDQIGAIIGPITLAAAVYLTGGYGQGFLILGVPLVFLFITLFAARTAVPKPRRLEASSAPPAPGSTAGEIPDLLPYATFIFLGMAGFANFPLISYHLKAEAILPDAGIPLLYALAMVVSVIVALATGKIYDRFGVRTLIIIPVISTLISILAFASGAGSVFAGALIWGSGIGIYETVIRATIADVTAIDRRGQAYGILNAVFGTAWFTGSVVMGVLYEISVIHIVAYVLFVEILAVIAYIWMCRMQQGFNRAA, encoded by the coding sequence ATGACTGGCAGCAGGAGTCCCTCTTCCGGGGCACTCAAAGCGATCTCATTCCGGCTCATCCTCCTCCTCGGCGCTGTGAGCCTCTGCGGGAGCCTCGTCTCCAACGGAGCCCGGAGTGTCACCGGCCCCTACCTCGACCTCCTCGGTGCCAGTGCCGCCGTCGTCGGGCTCGTTGCAGGGCTCGGGGAATTTGTCGGCTATGCACTCAGGTTTGCAACAGGCGTGTACGTCGACCAGAGCCGCCACTACTGGACGATGGCGCTTATCGGCTACGGCCTGCTCATTGCAATCCCCCTTCTGGCTCTCGTCGGAAGTTGGGAGGCTGCAGCCCTGCTGATCATTCTCGAACGGGTCGGCAAGGCCATACGGACGCCGGCACGGGACACCATGCTCTCGCACGCCACGACGGCGGTGGGGCGCGGGTGGGGGTTTGGCGTGCACAAAGCCCTCGACCAGATCGGAGCGATCATCGGACCCATAACCCTGGCGGCCGCCGTCTACCTGACCGGAGGTTACGGGCAGGGATTTCTTATTCTCGGCGTTCCGCTGGTCTTCCTGTTCATCACCCTCTTTGCCGCACGGACGGCGGTTCCAAAACCCCGGCGCCTCGAAGCGAGCAGCGCCCCTCCTGCACCCGGGAGCACGGCAGGTGAGATCCCCGACCTTCTCCCGTACGCAACGTTCATCTTCCTCGGCATGGCCGGGTTTGCGAACTTCCCCCTCATATCATACCACCTGAAGGCAGAGGCCATCCTCCCCGACGCCGGGATACCCCTCCTGTATGCACTTGCGATGGTCGTCTCGGTGATCGTCGCACTCGCTACCGGAAAAATATATGACCGCTTCGGGGTCAGGACGCTGATCATCATCCCCGTGATCAGCACGCTCATCTCGATCCTGGCCTTTGCGTCCGGCGCCGGTTCTGTTTTTGCAGGAGCGCTGATCTGGGGATCGGGGATCGGGATCTACGAGACGGTTATCCGGGCGACGATTGCAGACGTCACCGCAATAGACCGGCGAGGTCAGGCATACGGTATCCTGAACGCAGTCTTCGGGACGGCATGGTTCACGGGCAGCGTCGTGATGGGAGTGCTCTACGAGATCTCTGTCATCCACATCGTCGCCTATGTCCTGTTCGTCGAGATCCTGGCCGTTATCGCGTATATCTGGATGTGTAGGATGCAGCAAGGGTTCAATCGTGCCGCCTGA
- a CDS encoding MarR family winged helix-turn-helix transcriptional regulator has protein sequence MTARKEHLCEVFDRLITIKNECSCEIFSECGLSDLTMKQIAYLKVIDEHGDVTFSRLAEITRNSKPTVTEMINRFVRMECAYREKSPADRRIVYIRLTEKGRMIAQAEQNALNRMVERMLLSLDEDETELLIGILKKVG, from the coding sequence ATGACGGCAAGGAAAGAGCACCTGTGCGAAGTTTTTGACCGCCTGATCACCATCAAAAACGAGTGCTCTTGCGAGATCTTCTCCGAATGCGGATTATCTGATCTGACGATGAAGCAGATCGCCTATCTGAAGGTCATCGACGAGCACGGGGATGTAACATTCAGCAGACTTGCCGAGATTACCAGAAATTCAAAACCCACCGTGACAGAGATGATCAATCGATTCGTCCGGATGGAGTGTGCGTACCGGGAAAAATCCCCTGCCGACCGGAGAATCGTGTATATCCGCCTGACCGAGAAGGGGCGGATGATTGCGCAGGCCGAGCAGAACGCTCTGAACAGGATGGTCGAGAGGATGCTCTTATCACTTGACGAAGATGAGACGGAACTGTTGATCGGGATTCTGAAGAAGGTCGGATAA
- a CDS encoding proline iminopeptidase-family hydrolase, whose product MANHASKAIVLAGMCGISLLLAAAILLISGSGGDDVQKGTNTTEIREGYLPVPGGNVWYRIVGGGAEGVPLLVLHGGPGASSDYLEPLEALADERPIIFYDQLGGGNSDRPNDPSLWTVNRSVAEIVAVREALDLDEVHILGQSWGTALAVEYYTLASGQNGVKSLVLSAPCLNAARWAADQQEHVADLPGSARAAISESETSGTFSSPEYQEAMMLFYNRHVCRMEPWPDCLNRTFEKLGYPVYEQMWGPSEFTVTGTLREYNCTPQLGGIGVPVLFTCGEFDEASPETTAFYASLVPGAEVRVFEDASHEHHLEKSEEYLKTVREFLRRAER is encoded by the coding sequence ATGGCAAACCATGCATCGAAAGCGATAGTTCTGGCAGGTATGTGCGGCATCTCTCTGCTGCTCGCCGCTGCCATACTCCTGATATCCGGTTCCGGAGGGGACGACGTGCAGAAGGGGACGAATACAACGGAAATTCGCGAGGGGTACCTCCCGGTTCCCGGCGGGAATGTCTGGTATCGAATTGTCGGCGGCGGTGCGGAGGGGGTTCCGTTGCTGGTGCTCCACGGCGGGCCGGGGGCGTCCTCCGACTACCTCGAACCGCTCGAAGCGCTCGCGGACGAGCGGCCGATCATCTTCTACGACCAGCTCGGGGGCGGCAACTCTGACCGCCCGAACGACCCGTCACTCTGGACGGTGAACCGCTCCGTCGCAGAGATTGTGGCGGTCCGCGAGGCGCTCGACCTCGATGAGGTGCATATCCTCGGGCAGTCCTGGGGGACGGCGCTCGCCGTGGAGTACTACACCCTCGCAAGCGGCCAGAACGGGGTCAAGAGCCTGGTGCTGTCGGCTCCCTGCTTGAATGCAGCCCGCTGGGCGGCGGATCAGCAGGAGCATGTTGCCGATCTGCCGGGGAGCGCCCGGGCGGCCATCAGCGAGAGCGAGACGTCGGGGACGTTTTCGTCTCCCGAGTACCAGGAAGCGATGATGCTCTTTTATAACCGGCATGTCTGCCGGATGGAACCCTGGCCCGACTGCCTGAACCGGACGTTCGAGAAACTCGGCTACCCCGTCTACGAGCAGATGTGGGGACCGAGCGAGTTTACGGTGACCGGGACGCTCCGGGAGTACAACTGCACACCGCAGCTCGGCGGGATCGGCGTCCCGGTGCTCTTCACCTGCGGGGAGTTCGACGAGGCGTCGCCTGAGACGACCGCCTTCTATGCGAGCCTGGTACCGGGTGCCGAGGTCCGGGTCTTTGAGGACGCCTCACATGAACACCACCTCGAGAAGAGCGAGGAGTATCTCAAGACGGTGCGGGAGTTCCTCCGCCGGGCGGAGAGGTAA